One stretch of Calonectris borealis chromosome 5, bCalBor7.hap1.2, whole genome shotgun sequence DNA includes these proteins:
- the NDUFB1 gene encoding NADH dehydrogenase [ubiquinone] 1 beta subcomplex subunit 1 isoform X2 codes for MALPPLPAQPVGSPGLPVPPAALGVAAARGPAAARSVMVNFAQAVRDHWVHILVPLGFVIGCYLDRRNDEKLSAFRNKSLLYRRELKPGEEATWK; via the exons ATggcccttccccccctccctgcgcAGCCGGTGGGCTCTCCCGGCCTGCCCGTGCCGCCCGCTGCCCTTGGTGTGGCCGctgcgcggggcccggcggcagCGAGGAGCG TCATGGTGAATTTTGCCCAAGCTGTGCGTGATCACTGGGTTCACATCCTTGTTCCCTTAGGATTTGTGATTGGATGCTATTTGGACAGAAGGAATGATGAAAAATTGTCTGCCTTCAGAAACAAGAGCTTATTATATAGAAG AGAATTGAAGCCTGGTGAAGAAGCTACATGGAAATAA
- the ATXN3 gene encoding ataxin-3 isoform X2 — protein MESIFHERQEGSLCAQHCLNNLLQGEYFSPVELSSIAQQLDEEERMRMAEGGVSSEEYRTFLQQPSVNMDDSGFFSIQWFNLNSLLMGPELISDTYLALFLAQLQQEGYSIFVVKGDLPDCEADQLLQMIRVQQMQRPKLIGEETAQSRDQRLPRSDVDQAIEVSHPFDGTGMLDEDEENFQRALALSRQEIDMEDEEADLRRAIQLSMQGSRRSEFLDSLPQNVPQLPHTSQTDSLSSEELRKRRQAYFEKQQQQLQDRTPKLHDKPSTPEADPGGDMSEEDMLQAAMNMSLESVRNHLNTEEEK, from the exons ATGGAGTCAATCTTCCACGAGCGG CAAGAAGGCTCATTGTGTGCTCAGCACTGTCTGAATAATTTGCTACAAGGGGAGTATTTTAGTCCTGTTGAGTTATCCTCTATTGCACAGCAGTtggatgaggaagaaagaatGAGAATGGCAGAGGGAGGAGTGTCTAGTGAAGAATATAGAACGTTTTTACAG CAGCCTTCTGTAAATATGGATGATAGTGGATTCTTCTCAATTCAA tGGTTTAACTTGAACTCTCTCTTGATGGGTCCAGAACTAATATCAGATACATATCTTGCACTTTTCTTGGCTCAATTACAACAGGAAG GTTATTCCATATTTGTAGTAAAAGGTGACCTGCCAGACTGTGAGGCTGATCAGCTATTGCAGATGATTCGGGTACAGCAGATGCAGCGACCAAAACTAATTGGAGAAGAGACAGCACAGTCAAGAGATCAGAG GCTACCGAGAAGTGATGTGGACCAAGCAATAGAAGTTAGCCATCCTTTTGACGGAACAGGCATGTTAGATGAAGATGAAGAGAACTTTCAGAGAGCCCTGGCTCTAAGTAGGCAGGAAATTGATATGGAAGATGAAGAAGCTGATCTTCGCAGAGCCATTCAACTCAGCATGCAAG GTAGTCGTCGAAGTGAGTTCTTGGACTCATTACCACAGAATGTTCCTCAGCTGCCTCACACCAGTCAGACAGACTCCCTTTCTTCAGAAGAACTGCGAAAGAGAAGACAAGCGtattttgaaaa GCAGCAACAACAGCTACAAGATCGGACTCCGAAACTACATGATAAGCCAAGCACTCCGGAAGCTGACCCAG gaggTGATATGAGTGAAGAAGACATGCTTCAAGCAGCCATGAATATGTCTCTGGAATCTGTTAGAAACCACTTGAAtacagaagaggagaaatga
- the ATXN3 gene encoding ataxin-3 isoform X3 yields the protein MESIFHERQEGSLCAQHCLNNLLQGEYFSPVELSSIAQQLDEEERMRMAEGGVSSEEYRTFLQQPSVNMDDSGFFSIQVISNALKVWGLELILFNSPEYQRLGIDPINEKSFICNYKEHWFTVRKLGKQWFNLNSLLMGPELISDTYLALFLAQLQQEGYSIFVVKGDLPDCEADQLLQMIRVQQMQRPKLIGEETAQSRDQRLPRSDVDQAIEVSHPFDGTGMLDEDEENFQRALALSRQEIDMEDEEADLRRAIQLSMQGSNNSYKIGLRNYMISQALRKLTQEVI from the exons ATGGAGTCAATCTTCCACGAGCGG CAAGAAGGCTCATTGTGTGCTCAGCACTGTCTGAATAATTTGCTACAAGGGGAGTATTTTAGTCCTGTTGAGTTATCCTCTATTGCACAGCAGTtggatgaggaagaaagaatGAGAATGGCAGAGGGAGGAGTGTCTAGTGAAGAATATAGAACGTTTTTACAG CAGCCTTCTGTAAATATGGATGATAGTGGATTCTTCTCAATTCAA GTTATAAGCAATGCCCTGAAAGTTTGGGGTTTAGAGCTAATCCTCTTCAACAGCCCAGAGTATCAGAGGCTTGGGATCGACCCTAT aaatgaaaaatcatttatttGTAATTATAAGGAACACTGGTTTACAGTTCGAAAGTTAGGAAAACAG tGGTTTAACTTGAACTCTCTCTTGATGGGTCCAGAACTAATATCAGATACATATCTTGCACTTTTCTTGGCTCAATTACAACAGGAAG GTTATTCCATATTTGTAGTAAAAGGTGACCTGCCAGACTGTGAGGCTGATCAGCTATTGCAGATGATTCGGGTACAGCAGATGCAGCGACCAAAACTAATTGGAGAAGAGACAGCACAGTCAAGAGATCAGAG GCTACCGAGAAGTGATGTGGACCAAGCAATAGAAGTTAGCCATCCTTTTGACGGAACAGGCATGTTAGATGAAGATGAAGAGAACTTTCAGAGAGCCCTGGCTCTAAGTAGGCAGGAAATTGATATGGAAGATGAAGAAGCTGATCTTCGCAGAGCCATTCAACTCAGCATGCAAG GCAGCAACAACAGCTACAAGATCGGACTCCGAAACTACATGATAAGCCAAGCACTCCGGAAGCTGACCCAG gaggTGATATGA
- the NDUFB1 gene encoding NADH dehydrogenase [ubiquinone] 1 beta subcomplex subunit 1 isoform X1, translating to MALPPLPAQPVGSPGLPVPPAALGVAAARGPAAARSAVMVNFAQAVRDHWVHILVPLGFVIGCYLDRRNDEKLSAFRNKSLLYRRELKPGEEATWK from the exons ATggcccttccccccctccctgcgcAGCCGGTGGGCTCTCCCGGCCTGCCCGTGCCGCCCGCTGCCCTTGGTGTGGCCGctgcgcggggcccggcggcagCGAGGAGCG CAGTCATGGTGAATTTTGCCCAAGCTGTGCGTGATCACTGGGTTCACATCCTTGTTCCCTTAGGATTTGTGATTGGATGCTATTTGGACAGAAGGAATGATGAAAAATTGTCTGCCTTCAGAAACAAGAGCTTATTATATAGAAG AGAATTGAAGCCTGGTGAAGAAGCTACATGGAAATAA
- the CPSF2 gene encoding cleavage and polyadenylation specificity factor subunit 2 gives MTSIIKLTTLSGVQEESALCYLLQVDEFRFLLDCGWDENFSMDIIDSLRKHVHQVDAVLLSHPDPLHLGALPYAVGKMGLNCAIYATIPVYKMGQMFMYDLYQSRHNTEDFTLFTLDDVDAAFDKIQQLKFSQIVNLKGKGHGLSITPLPAGHMIGGTIWKIVKDGEEEIVYAVDFNHKREIHLNGCSLEMLSRPSLLITDSFNATYVQPRRKQRDEQLLTNVLETLRGDGNVLIAVDTAGRVLELAQLLDQIWRTKDAGLGVYSLALLNNVSYNVVEFSKSQVEWMSDKLMRCFEDKRNNPFQFRHLSLCHSLSDLARVPSPKVVLASQPDLECGFSRDLFIQWCQDSKNSIILTYRTTPGTLARFLIDNPSEKVIDIELRKRVKLEGKELEEYLEKEKLKKEAAKKLEQSKEADIDSSDESDAEEDIDQPTVHKTKHDLMMKGEGSRKGSFFKQAKKSYPMFPAPEERIKWDEYGEIIKPEDFLVPELQATEEEKSKLESGLTNGEEPMDQDLSDVPTKCISATESMEIKARVTYIDYEGRSDGDSIKKIINQMKPRQLIIVHGPPEASQDLAECCRAFGGKDIKVYMPKLHETVDATSETHIYQVRLKDSLVSSLQFCKAKDAELAWIDGVLDMRVSKVDTGVILEEGELREDEDTEMQVDMPSSDSSVIAQQKAMKSLFGDDDKEMCEESEIIPTLEPLPPHEVLGHQSVFMNEPRLSDFKQVLLREGIQAEFVGGVLVCNNLVAVRRTETGRIGLEGCLCQDFYRIRDLLYEQYAIV, from the exons ATGACGTCGATTATCAAGTTGACTACGCTTTCAGGGGTGCAGGAGGAATCTGCCCTTTGCTATCTGTTGCAAGTAGATGAATTTCGTTTTCTTTTGGACTGTGGCTGGGATGAAAACTTTTCTATGGATATTATTGATTCTCTGAGGAA ACATGTACACCAGGTTGATGCTGTTCTTCTTTCTCATCCTGACCCTCTACACCTTGGTGCTCTTCCATATGCAGTTGGAAAAATGGGATTGAATTGTGCCATTTATGCAACTATTCCTGTATATAAAATGGGACAGATGTTTATGTATGATCTCTACCAG TCCCGCCATAATACTGAAGATTTCACACTCTTTACATTGGATGATGTTGATGCAGCCTTTGATAAGATACAACAGCTGAAGTTTTCTCAGATTGTGAACTTGAAAG GCAAAGGTCATGGTTTGTCAATCACACCATTGCCAGCTGGCCACATGATAGGAGGCACAATTTGGAAGATTGTCaaggatggagaggaagaaattgtttatgcAGTTGATTTCAACCACAAGAGGGAGAT CCATCTGAATGGATGTTCCTTGGAAATGTTGAGCAGGCCTTCATTGCTTATTACAGATTCATTTAATGCTACTTACGTACAACCCAGGAGGAAGCAAAGGGATGAACAGCTACTGA cTAATGTTTTGGAGACATTACGAGGTGATGGGAATGTATTAATAGCTGTGGATACAGCAGGCAGAGTTCTGGAACTTGCTCAACTTCTTGATCAGATTTGGAGAACGAAAGATGCAGGATTAGGAGTCTACTCTTTAGCACTTTTGAATAACGTCAGCTACAATGTAGTGGAGTTCTCTAAATCAcag GTTGAATGGATGAGCGACAAGTTGATGAGGTGCTTTGAAGACAAGAGAAACAATCCTTTTCAGTTCCGGCATCTCTCCTTATGTCATAGTCTGTCTGATCTGGCTCGAGTGCCTAGTCCAAAAGTTGTTCTTGCCAGTCAGCCTGACTTAGAGTGTGGATTTTCTAGAGATCTTTTCATTCAGTGGTGCCAGGATTCCAAAAACTCTATAATTTTAACTTATCGCACTACACCTGGAACATTAGCACGATTTCTGATTGATAATCCTTCTGAAAAAGTTATAGATATTGAG TTGAGAAAACGTGTCAAGTTGGAAGGAAAAGAACTTGAAGAATACCTAGAAaaggagaaactaaagaaagaagCAGCTAAGAAGTTAGAACAGTCTAAAGA GGCAGATATCGATTCCAGTGATGAGAGTGATGCTGAAGAGGATATTGATCAGCCAACTGTACATAAGACCAAACATGATTTGATGATGAAAGGTGAAGGTAGCCGGAAAGGAAGCTTCTTCAAACAGGCAAAGAAATCTTATCCAATGTTTCCAGCCCCTGAAGAAAGAATTAAATGGGATGAATATGGCGAGATTATCAA ACCTGAGGATTTTCTAGTTCCAGAACTTCaagcaacagaagaagaaaaaagcaaattagaATCTGGTTTGACAAATGGAGAAGAGCCTATGGACCAGGATTTATCAGATGTTCCTACTAAATGTATTTCTGCAACAGAATCCATGGAAATTAA AGCCAGAGTTACATACATTGACTATGAAGGACGCTCAGATGGGgactcaattaaaaaaattattaaccaAATGAAACCAAGACAACTGATCATTGTCCATGGACCACCTGAGGCCAGTCAGGACCTTGCAGAATGTTGCAGAGCTTTTGGTGGAAAAGATATTAAAGTTTACATGCCAAAACTGCATGAAACTGTAGATGCAACCAGCGAAACTCACATTTACCAG GTCAGGTTAAAAGATTCTCTTGTCAGCTCCCTTCAGTTCTGTAAAGCCAAGGATGCTGAGTTGGCTTGGATAGATGGTGTTCTAGACATGCGGGTTTCGAAAGTGGATACTGGAGTTATTTTGGAAGAGGGAGAGCTGAGGGAAGATGAAGATACAGAGATGCAAGTGGATATGCCTTCTTCAGACTCTAGTGTCATCGCACAACAGAAGGCCATGAAAAGCCTCTTTGGTGACGATGACAAGGAGATGTGCGAGGAGAGCGAGATCATTCCTACTTTGGAACCTCTGCCACCTCATGAG
- the ATXN3 gene encoding ataxin-3 isoform X1, translating to MESIFHERQEGSLCAQHCLNNLLQGEYFSPVELSSIAQQLDEEERMRMAEGGVSSEEYRTFLQQPSVNMDDSGFFSIQVISNALKVWGLELILFNSPEYQRLGIDPINEKSFICNYKEHWFTVRKLGKQWFNLNSLLMGPELISDTYLALFLAQLQQEGYSIFVVKGDLPDCEADQLLQMIRVQQMQRPKLIGEETAQSRDQRLPRSDVDQAIEVSHPFDGTGMLDEDEENFQRALALSRQEIDMEDEEADLRRAIQLSMQGSRRSEFLDSLPQNVPQLPHTSQTDSLSSEELRKRRQAYFEKQQQQLQDRTPKLHDKPSTPEADPGGDMSEEDMLQAAMNMSLESVRNHLNTEEEK from the exons ATGGAGTCAATCTTCCACGAGCGG CAAGAAGGCTCATTGTGTGCTCAGCACTGTCTGAATAATTTGCTACAAGGGGAGTATTTTAGTCCTGTTGAGTTATCCTCTATTGCACAGCAGTtggatgaggaagaaagaatGAGAATGGCAGAGGGAGGAGTGTCTAGTGAAGAATATAGAACGTTTTTACAG CAGCCTTCTGTAAATATGGATGATAGTGGATTCTTCTCAATTCAA GTTATAAGCAATGCCCTGAAAGTTTGGGGTTTAGAGCTAATCCTCTTCAACAGCCCAGAGTATCAGAGGCTTGGGATCGACCCTAT aaatgaaaaatcatttatttGTAATTATAAGGAACACTGGTTTACAGTTCGAAAGTTAGGAAAACAG tGGTTTAACTTGAACTCTCTCTTGATGGGTCCAGAACTAATATCAGATACATATCTTGCACTTTTCTTGGCTCAATTACAACAGGAAG GTTATTCCATATTTGTAGTAAAAGGTGACCTGCCAGACTGTGAGGCTGATCAGCTATTGCAGATGATTCGGGTACAGCAGATGCAGCGACCAAAACTAATTGGAGAAGAGACAGCACAGTCAAGAGATCAGAG GCTACCGAGAAGTGATGTGGACCAAGCAATAGAAGTTAGCCATCCTTTTGACGGAACAGGCATGTTAGATGAAGATGAAGAGAACTTTCAGAGAGCCCTGGCTCTAAGTAGGCAGGAAATTGATATGGAAGATGAAGAAGCTGATCTTCGCAGAGCCATTCAACTCAGCATGCAAG GTAGTCGTCGAAGTGAGTTCTTGGACTCATTACCACAGAATGTTCCTCAGCTGCCTCACACCAGTCAGACAGACTCCCTTTCTTCAGAAGAACTGCGAAAGAGAAGACAAGCGtattttgaaaa GCAGCAACAACAGCTACAAGATCGGACTCCGAAACTACATGATAAGCCAAGCACTCCGGAAGCTGACCCAG gaggTGATATGAGTGAAGAAGACATGCTTCAAGCAGCCATGAATATGTCTCTGGAATCTGTTAGAAACCACTTGAAtacagaagaggagaaatga
- the ATXN3 gene encoding ataxin-3 isoform X4, which produces MIRVQQMQRPKLIGEETAQSRDQRLPRSDVDQAIEVSHPFDGTGMLDEDEENFQRALALSRQEIDMEDEEADLRRAIQLSMQGSRRSEFLDSLPQNVPQLPHTSQTDSLSSEELRKRRQAYFEKQQQQLQDRTPKLHDKPSTPEADPGGDMSEEDMLQAAMNMSLESVRNHLNTEEEK; this is translated from the exons ATGATTCGGGTACAGCAGATGCAGCGACCAAAACTAATTGGAGAAGAGACAGCACAGTCAAGAGATCAGAG GCTACCGAGAAGTGATGTGGACCAAGCAATAGAAGTTAGCCATCCTTTTGACGGAACAGGCATGTTAGATGAAGATGAAGAGAACTTTCAGAGAGCCCTGGCTCTAAGTAGGCAGGAAATTGATATGGAAGATGAAGAAGCTGATCTTCGCAGAGCCATTCAACTCAGCATGCAAG GTAGTCGTCGAAGTGAGTTCTTGGACTCATTACCACAGAATGTTCCTCAGCTGCCTCACACCAGTCAGACAGACTCCCTTTCTTCAGAAGAACTGCGAAAGAGAAGACAAGCGtattttgaaaa GCAGCAACAACAGCTACAAGATCGGACTCCGAAACTACATGATAAGCCAAGCACTCCGGAAGCTGACCCAG gaggTGATATGAGTGAAGAAGACATGCTTCAAGCAGCCATGAATATGTCTCTGGAATCTGTTAGAAACCACTTGAAtacagaagaggagaaatga
- the NDUFB1 gene encoding NADH dehydrogenase [ubiquinone] 1 beta subcomplex subunit 1 isoform X3: MVNFAQAVRDHWVHILVPLGFVIGCYLDRRNDEKLSAFRNKSLLYRRELKPGEEATWK; encoded by the exons ATGGTGAATTTTGCCCAAGCTGTGCGTGATCACTGGGTTCACATCCTTGTTCCCTTAGGATTTGTGATTGGATGCTATTTGGACAGAAGGAATGATGAAAAATTGTCTGCCTTCAGAAACAAGAGCTTATTATATAGAAG AGAATTGAAGCCTGGTGAAGAAGCTACATGGAAATAA